One part of the Dyadobacter sp. 676 genome encodes these proteins:
- a CDS encoding beta-ketoacyl-ACP synthase III, whose product MKQVKASISGIEGYVPDYILTNAELETLVDTSDEWIVSRTGIRERRILKEPGLGSSHMGAKAVKGLLEKTNTDPAEIDLLICATITPDFVFPSTANLICDQLGIRNIGSFDVSAACSGFIYGLELGAQFIETGKYKKVVVVGTDKMSAVMDYTDRRTCILFGDGAGAVLLEPDTEGYGVIDTLIRSDGMGYNNLLQRGGGSRFPATHETVDARMHFLHQDGQQVFKSAVRNMADVSAEMMERNGLRHDDVAWLVPHQANRRIIEATASRMGVGMDKVMMNIERYGNTTAATIPLCLWDYEKQLKKGDNLIFSAFGAGFTWASAYVKWAY is encoded by the coding sequence ATGAAACAAGTAAAAGCCTCCATTTCAGGCATCGAAGGATATGTACCCGATTACATTCTTACAAACGCCGAATTGGAGACCCTCGTCGATACCAGCGACGAATGGATCGTGAGCAGGACCGGCATCAGAGAACGCCGCATCCTGAAAGAACCAGGGCTTGGCAGCTCGCACATGGGTGCAAAAGCCGTAAAAGGCCTCCTCGAAAAAACCAACACCGATCCTGCCGAAATAGACCTCCTCATTTGCGCCACCATTACCCCCGACTTCGTTTTCCCGAGTACCGCCAACCTGATCTGCGACCAGCTGGGCATTCGCAACATAGGCAGTTTCGACGTGAGTGCGGCCTGCTCAGGCTTCATTTACGGCCTTGAACTCGGGGCACAGTTCATCGAAACCGGCAAATACAAGAAAGTAGTAGTGGTGGGCACCGACAAAATGTCGGCCGTAATGGACTATACCGACCGCCGCACGTGCATTCTGTTCGGCGACGGCGCGGGAGCTGTTTTGCTGGAACCCGATACCGAAGGCTACGGTGTAATCGATACGCTGATCCGTTCCGACGGCATGGGCTATAATAACTTACTCCAGCGCGGCGGCGGAAGCCGTTTCCCGGCGACTCACGAGACTGTCGATGCGCGCATGCATTTTCTACACCAGGATGGTCAGCAGGTATTCAAATCGGCCGTTCGCAATATGGCCGACGTGTCCGCCGAAATGATGGAGCGCAACGGCCTGCGCCACGACGACGTCGCCTGGCTGGTGCCGCATCAGGCCAACCGCCGCATTATCGAAGCGACCGCCAGCCGGATGGGCGTCGGGATGGACAAGGTGATGATGAACATCGAACGCTACGGCAATACCACCGCGGCCACGATCCCGCTTTGCCTCTGGGATTACGAAAAACAACTCAAAAAGGGCGATAATCTGATATTCTCTGCATTTGGCGCCGGCTTTACCTGGGCTTCGGCTTATGTGAAATGGGCCTATTAA
- a CDS encoding LytTR family DNA-binding domain-containing protein encodes MKANNVTPDQTMKNQSVLSPMKNLSIMPCGVAGETKSAPAITVYKFGKAMTVKANDITCLEGVGNYTFVYTRHEKHLVSKCLKEVQEELSSDFLRIHKSYSINARHITSRWPDYIHLSCGKVIPIARRRIRETHEILGRMALSA; translated from the coding sequence ATGAAAGCAAACAATGTAACGCCCGATCAAACCATGAAAAATCAATCCGTCCTTTCACCCATGAAAAATCTGTCCATCATGCCTTGCGGCGTTGCCGGAGAAACGAAAAGCGCCCCGGCGATTACCGTTTACAAGTTTGGAAAAGCCATGACAGTTAAAGCGAACGATATTACCTGTCTGGAAGGTGTCGGAAATTATACGTTTGTGTACACCCGACATGAGAAGCACCTGGTTTCGAAGTGTTTGAAAGAGGTTCAGGAAGAACTTAGCAGCGATTTTTTGCGCATTCACAAATCATACAGCATCAATGCGCGGCATATTACCTCGAGATGGCCCGATTACATCCATCTCAGTTGTGGAAAAGTGATCCCTATCGCCCGCAGGCGCATCCGCGAAACGCATGAAATATTGGGAAGAATGGCGCTCTCCGCGTAG
- a CDS encoding histidine kinase, producing the protein MILESYLAKIGRKRMSATTAVLTGSGTVLLAGLGLWQERYFSDTYTFIVGSTINLAAIWAAYRAGSALSPRVTGLFPDTEQSIYRVALWFGVYGIVNVAFFWVVLPLYHQAGLVETGFDLSWALRVSFFILSGSLIAAGLTELAYAFRQWRTNQDELEQMQEKQLQTELDAVKQQVNPHFLFNCLNSLSVLIADAPGVAEKFVDEMSKVYRYQLSVNGPGKEDILVTLDSELRFTRSYIYLLETRFESGIDVTLDVRDVFLSGQMAPLTFQILIDHAIHYNMVSPARPLSVKITVTETGQLEFRHNRQPKMLSMPLETPGIDVLITKYKMLFNRAGAVQLKEDEHDFAVILPLIFT; encoded by the coding sequence ATGATCCTTGAAAGTTACCTGGCGAAAATCGGCCGTAAACGGATGAGCGCCACTACGGCAGTGCTCACAGGGTCCGGGACTGTGTTGCTGGCAGGGCTGGGACTTTGGCAGGAACGCTATTTCTCCGACACTTACACGTTCATTGTGGGGAGTACTATCAACCTGGCCGCGATCTGGGCCGCTTACCGCGCCGGGAGCGCACTTTCGCCCCGGGTTACCGGACTGTTTCCGGACACCGAGCAATCCATTTACCGGGTAGCACTCTGGTTCGGGGTGTATGGGATTGTGAATGTGGCATTTTTCTGGGTCGTGCTACCCTTGTACCACCAGGCGGGACTCGTCGAAACGGGCTTCGACCTTTCATGGGCGTTACGCGTGAGCTTCTTCATTCTGAGCGGCTCGCTCATCGCCGCAGGGCTTACCGAGCTCGCCTATGCTTTCCGGCAATGGCGTACGAACCAGGACGAGTTGGAACAAATGCAGGAAAAGCAACTGCAAACCGAACTGGATGCGGTAAAACAGCAGGTAAACCCCCATTTCCTTTTCAATTGCCTCAACTCGCTCTCCGTACTGATCGCCGACGCTCCGGGCGTAGCCGAGAAATTTGTGGACGAAATGTCGAAGGTATACCGCTACCAGCTCAGCGTGAACGGCCCAGGCAAGGAAGACATCCTCGTAACGCTCGACTCCGAGCTGCGCTTCACCAGATCCTACATTTACCTGCTCGAAACCCGGTTCGAGAGCGGCATCGACGTTACATTGGACGTCAGGGACGTATTTTTATCAGGGCAAATGGCGCCGCTAACCTTCCAGATCCTGATCGACCATGCCATCCATTATAACATGGTTTCTCCCGCACGCCCGCTCTCCGTTAAAATCACTGTCACAGAGACCGGTCAGCTTGAGTTCCGGCATAACCGTCAGCCGAAAATGCTCAGCATGCCGCTGGAAACGCCGGGCATTGATGTCCTGATCACCAAATACAAAATGCTCTTTAACCGGGCCGGTGCCGTGCAGCTCAAAGAAGACGAGCACGATTTTGCGGTCATCCTGCCATTGATATTCACATGA
- a CDS encoding histidine kinase — MSTALLYNKIGRQIWLSLFGRWIFALLVPWFVPTISYLLIGEPYLQSLYNFAGGTLMIFAMTIVAFVPHDRAARYIAQKYPSLDSTIKRSALTAVAFWILTFVFVTFYMFFIMRFRPFEARLDARMMINVYLFEFVAVILLTGLYEINYSLNKWKSLKINKEAIKRAGMQGQLQSLKSQVNPHFLFNSLNTLSALISDEPKRAEQFVDEMARVYRYLLQTNQDELTSLAAEIRFIRSYYHLLRTRYDTGFDLVIEVNDEDLGKKIPPLTLQLLLENAVKHNSILESNPLRVQIRSLGGDLLEISNNRLTKSTPVRSTRLGLANIMAKYELLSDRLPLIDNNEAVFTVTLPLITPKTVSA; from the coding sequence ATGAGTACGGCCCTGCTTTACAACAAAATCGGTCGGCAGATATGGCTGAGCCTTTTCGGCAGATGGATTTTCGCTCTGCTCGTGCCCTGGTTCGTACCGACCATCAGCTACCTGCTCATCGGGGAACCTTATTTGCAGAGCCTTTACAATTTCGCAGGCGGCACGCTCATGATCTTTGCAATGACGATCGTGGCCTTCGTTCCGCACGACCGGGCTGCCAGGTACATTGCGCAAAAGTACCCGTCACTCGATTCTACTATCAAAAGAAGCGCCCTCACCGCTGTTGCGTTCTGGATACTGACTTTCGTGTTTGTCACTTTTTACATGTTTTTCATCATGCGTTTCCGGCCGTTTGAAGCCCGGCTCGACGCGCGTATGATGATCAACGTGTACCTTTTCGAATTTGTGGCAGTGATTTTGCTAACCGGTCTTTATGAGATCAACTATTCGTTAAATAAATGGAAGTCATTGAAAATCAATAAAGAGGCGATCAAACGGGCAGGTATGCAGGGACAATTGCAAAGCCTGAAAAGCCAGGTCAACCCGCATTTTTTGTTCAATAGCCTCAATACCTTGTCGGCGCTGATTTCGGACGAACCGAAGCGGGCCGAACAGTTTGTCGATGAAATGGCGAGGGTTTACCGCTATTTGTTGCAGACCAACCAGGACGAGCTGACTTCGCTTGCCGCAGAAATCCGCTTTATCCGGTCGTATTACCATCTCTTGCGCACCCGCTACGATACCGGGTTCGATCTGGTGATCGAAGTAAACGATGAGGACCTTGGCAAAAAGATCCCGCCACTCACCTTGCAGCTCCTGCTCGAAAATGCCGTGAAACATAACAGTATCCTCGAATCCAACCCGCTGCGGGTGCAGATCCGCTCGCTGGGCGGCGATTTGCTGGAAATCAGCAACAACCGTCTCACTAAATCGACGCCCGTCAGGTCTACGCGCCTCGGACTGGCCAATATCATGGCCAAATACGAACTGCTGTCCGACCGCCTGCCCCTGATCGATAATAATGAAGCCGTTTTCACGGTAACGTTGCCGCTGATCACGCCCAAAACCGTAAGTGCATGA
- a CDS encoding LytTR family DNA-binding domain-containing protein, which translates to MNILIVEDEKLAVRKLTKLLEETAPEFNVRGITPSIAATVEWIAENRADGRPEPDIIFLDIELADGQSFEIFNRIQIRSTVIFTTSYDEYALQAFKVNSIDYLLKPVQQEDLQRAIRKYYDLTAGKTAPAAQVDLEAILKTLHLQAPVPDYRKRFLVKQGARLLSVETSEIAYFYIDNGLTFFKNHQGQKFVVDYKMDELDGFLDPSRFFRVNRALIVTHQCVVQMQPYYNHRLALTLHPALDKETIVSRERAHDFKIWMGK; encoded by the coding sequence ATGAATATATTAATTGTTGAAGATGAGAAACTGGCCGTCCGGAAACTGACGAAATTGCTTGAAGAAACCGCGCCGGAGTTCAATGTGCGCGGCATTACGCCCAGCATTGCGGCCACCGTGGAATGGATAGCGGAAAACCGTGCCGACGGCCGCCCCGAACCGGACATTATTTTCCTGGATATCGAACTGGCCGATGGGCAAAGCTTCGAGATTTTCAACCGCATTCAGATCCGAAGTACCGTCATTTTCACGACTTCCTATGACGAATACGCGTTGCAGGCATTCAAAGTAAACAGTATCGATTATTTGCTGAAACCGGTGCAGCAGGAAGATTTGCAGCGCGCCATCCGCAAATACTACGATCTTACCGCGGGCAAAACCGCGCCGGCCGCGCAGGTTGACCTCGAAGCTATTCTGAAAACCCTGCATTTGCAGGCACCGGTGCCGGATTACCGCAAACGGTTCCTGGTGAAACAAGGCGCCCGCCTGCTGTCCGTTGAGACTTCCGAAATCGCCTATTTCTACATCGACAACGGCCTGACCTTCTTCAAAAACCACCAGGGACAGAAGTTTGTGGTGGACTATAAAATGGACGAGCTCGACGGGTTTCTCGACCCTTCACGGTTTTTCCGCGTCAACCGTGCGCTGATCGTCACGCACCAGTGCGTAGTACAAATGCAGCCGTATTATAACCACCGGCTGGCGCTTACATTGCACCCGGCGCTCGACAAAGAAACGATCGTCAGCCGCGAACGGGCCCACGATTTCAAGATATGGATGGGTAAATAA
- a CDS encoding RNA polymerase sigma factor, with product MLKFLNKIIFDPNDFRSVIAACVAGNSQAQHILFKKYFGYAKSVCLRYTYSPEEADEVLNEGFFKVFSNLERYDPGQPFKAWLRTVMVNNAISYFRRNKKHYAARTPFDEIPEPGVADDAVSEITAGEIMQLIHELKPIYKTVFLMYAVDGYSHKEIAVMLEINEATVRSQYARARSQLQEAITAHYPDLAGRYAIPSF from the coding sequence ATGCTCAAATTCCTGAATAAAATCATTTTTGACCCGAACGACTTCCGGTCGGTGATCGCTGCCTGCGTTGCAGGAAACAGTCAGGCCCAGCATATTTTGTTTAAAAAGTACTTTGGTTACGCCAAGAGCGTCTGCCTGCGCTACACCTATTCGCCGGAAGAGGCCGACGAAGTGCTGAACGAAGGTTTTTTCAAAGTTTTCAGCAACCTGGAAAGGTACGATCCCGGGCAGCCGTTCAAGGCCTGGCTGAGGACGGTGATGGTCAACAATGCGATCAGCTATTTCAGGAGAAACAAAAAGCATTACGCCGCGCGTACCCCGTTCGACGAAATCCCCGAGCCGGGCGTTGCCGATGACGCCGTTTCCGAAATTACGGCCGGCGAAATCATGCAGCTCATTCACGAACTCAAACCGATTTACAAGACGGTTTTCCTGATGTACGCCGTGGACGGTTACAGTCATAAAGAGATCGCCGTCATGCTGGAAATCAACGAGGCCACCGTGCGCTCGCAGTACGCACGTGCGAGGTCACAATTGCAGGAGGCGATCACGGCCCATTACCCCGACCTTGCCGGCCGGTATGCCATACCGTCGTTTTAA
- a CDS encoding mannonate dehydratase, translating into MENSRRKFIKSSAAAVATTALTAPLTGMAPGAVAAQTAAAFARDGGMQFCLAHFFGIDPTRIALSKQMNVLGAVGGINPQSVGLGNVRNWEYEAIVAVRDFWKKEGITYRVVEGPPSLYEKTKLGLDGRDEEIETFIKFIQNLSKAGIDTVCYNWMPVISWARTRLDKPSRGGALVSTFDYEDVKDKPLTKYGDFTHETMWKNLEYFLKAVVPEAEKVGVKLALHPDDPPVDKIQGIPRIMTSANAFKRLIEIVPSPSNGITLCQGTFATMGEDIPSVIRYFGTRKKIHFVHFRDVRGTKTNFEETFHDDGKTDMYEAMKTYYEVGFRGPMRPDHVPTVVGDSNEHAGYSNYGALFAIGYMRGLAEAVAKAHA; encoded by the coding sequence ATGGAAAATTCACGCAGGAAATTTATAAAAAGCAGCGCCGCGGCGGTGGCAACTACCGCCCTTACGGCCCCGCTCACGGGAATGGCACCGGGAGCCGTCGCTGCGCAAACCGCGGCGGCATTTGCCAGGGACGGAGGCATGCAATTCTGCCTCGCGCATTTCTTCGGCATCGATCCCACGCGCATCGCACTTTCGAAACAAATGAATGTGCTAGGTGCGGTAGGAGGGATTAACCCGCAAAGTGTAGGGCTTGGTAACGTCAGAAACTGGGAATACGAGGCCATTGTGGCCGTGCGCGATTTCTGGAAAAAAGAGGGAATTACTTACCGCGTGGTGGAGGGCCCGCCGTCGTTGTATGAAAAAACCAAGCTGGGGCTCGACGGCCGGGACGAGGAAATCGAGACTTTTATCAAGTTTATTCAAAACCTTTCGAAAGCCGGTATCGACACCGTTTGTTACAACTGGATGCCGGTGATCAGCTGGGCGCGGACAAGACTCGACAAACCCTCGCGCGGGGGCGCGCTCGTGAGCACATTCGACTACGAGGACGTGAAGGACAAACCGCTCACCAAATACGGCGATTTCACGCATGAAACCATGTGGAAAAACCTCGAATACTTTCTTAAAGCCGTAGTGCCGGAAGCTGAAAAGGTGGGCGTGAAACTCGCATTGCATCCCGACGATCCGCCGGTCGATAAAATCCAGGGCATACCACGGATCATGACCTCTGCCAACGCATTCAAACGCCTGATCGAGATCGTGCCCAGCCCAAGCAACGGCATTACCCTGTGCCAGGGCACATTCGCGACCATGGGCGAGGATATTCCGTCGGTAATCAGGTACTTCGGTACCAGAAAGAAAATCCACTTCGTGCACTTTCGTGATGTCCGTGGCACCAAAACCAATTTCGAGGAAACCTTCCACGACGACGGCAAAACCGATATGTACGAAGCCATGAAAACCTATTACGAAGTAGGTTTCCGCGGCCCGATGCGCCCCGACCACGTTCCCACCGTCGTAGGCGACAGCAACGAACACGCCGGTTACAGCAATTACGGAGCATTATTCGCGATAGGGTACATGCGGGGGCTGGCAGAGGCCGTGGCGAAGGCGCACGCGTGA
- a CDS encoding SusD/RagB family nutrient-binding outer membrane lipoprotein: protein MLKRLTICLALLAGAGACTRDFEEINVNPNAPTAVPVDYLLGQSQLLLTGSASGPASKAWRANFGYAACLIQQMSSIDATFYKGSFYTFLGEINSAFFDNSYTYAVKSIVNLIDVAQKDPKHVNVLSMARILKVMEFSRTTDMYGDIPYFEAGKGFIDGNFSPKYDAQRDIYMDMLKELEEAGKAFDAGQYIPKAADYIYGGDLDKWKRAANSLMLRLAMRMQKADPASAQLWAKKAIDGGLITGNAETIAVKFANTGAEINSNPNSWILGPSGSNITNIPNAGVQWAKTLIDMMKERQDPRLPVISMLKNGDNSVVKQRGLPNATDATGLAALDEKNLDNYSRPATGVIGIALPWIYMSYAETQLLKAEAIERGWATGNAEAAFKEGQSAALAQMSWANATISNADIAAYAAKNPYPEAGTLAAKMNAIHTEVYLLSASTFNHIEGWANWRRTGYPVLTPVNYLGNDTNGQIPRRLRYPLSEEGINLNFKTAIERQGPDVFMTRIWWDK, encoded by the coding sequence ATGCTTAAAAGATTAACCATATGCCTCGCATTGCTCGCCGGAGCGGGCGCTTGCACCAGGGATTTCGAGGAAATCAATGTCAACCCCAATGCACCGACCGCCGTGCCGGTGGACTACCTGCTGGGGCAGTCGCAATTGCTGCTGACGGGCTCGGCGAGCGGCCCCGCTTCGAAAGCCTGGCGTGCCAACTTCGGCTACGCGGCCTGCCTGATCCAGCAGATGTCGTCCATCGACGCTACGTTTTATAAAGGCAGTTTTTACACATTCTTAGGCGAGATCAACTCCGCTTTTTTCGACAACTCTTACACGTACGCTGTCAAGAGCATTGTGAACCTGATCGACGTCGCGCAGAAGGACCCGAAGCATGTAAACGTGCTTTCAATGGCGCGCATTCTAAAGGTAATGGAGTTTTCCCGCACGACCGACATGTACGGCGATATCCCGTATTTTGAAGCGGGAAAAGGCTTTATCGACGGCAATTTTTCGCCTAAATACGACGCCCAGCGGGACATCTACATGGATATGCTGAAAGAGCTCGAAGAAGCCGGCAAGGCTTTCGATGCGGGGCAATACATCCCAAAAGCGGCCGACTACATCTACGGCGGCGACCTCGACAAATGGAAACGTGCCGCCAACTCGCTCATGCTGCGCCTGGCTATGCGTATGCAAAAAGCCGATCCGGCCAGTGCGCAGCTTTGGGCTAAAAAAGCCATCGACGGCGGGCTGATTACCGGCAATGCGGAAACCATCGCCGTAAAGTTCGCCAATACCGGCGCGGAGATCAATTCGAATCCCAATTCATGGATACTCGGCCCCAGCGGCTCTAATATCACCAACATCCCGAATGCCGGCGTGCAATGGGCGAAAACGCTCATCGATATGATGAAAGAGCGGCAGGACCCGCGTTTGCCGGTTATTTCAATGCTGAAAAACGGCGATAACAGCGTAGTGAAACAGCGTGGCCTGCCCAATGCAACCGACGCGACGGGCCTGGCGGCGCTGGACGAAAAGAACCTCGACAATTATTCGCGTCCCGCGACGGGCGTGATCGGGATCGCACTGCCGTGGATTTACATGAGCTACGCCGAAACGCAGCTGCTCAAAGCCGAGGCGATCGAACGCGGCTGGGCGACGGGCAATGCCGAAGCCGCATTCAAGGAAGGGCAATCAGCCGCATTGGCGCAGATGTCGTGGGCTAATGCCACCATTTCCAATGCGGATATCGCGGCGTACGCTGCCAAAAACCCTTATCCCGAAGCCGGCACACTCGCCGCGAAGATGAATGCGATCCACACGGAGGTATATTTGCTGTCGGCCAGCACTTTTAACCATATCGAAGGCTGGGCCAACTGGCGCAGAACGGGATATCCGGTACTGACGCCCGTGAACTACCTGGGCAACGATACCAACGGCCAGATTCCGCGCCGCCTGCGTTACCCGCTCAGCGAAGAGGGTATTAACCTCAATTTCAAAACGGCGATCGAGCGGCAGGGACCGGATGTATTCATGACGCGTATCTGGTGGGACAAGTAA